One window of the Rhizorhabdus dicambivorans genome contains the following:
- a CDS encoding VOC family protein: MPTDGIDLRHAATPVAFLYASDRDRALDFYQRTLGLELHSSDPFGDFLVANGMLIRMTTMPDHKPGPHPAFGWDVADIEAVVTALRERGVAFLVYEGMGQDALGIWTAPDGAARIAWFNDSEDNLLSLSQTGG; encoded by the coding sequence ATGCCGACCGATGGAATCGACCTTCGCCACGCCGCCACGCCGGTGGCCTTCCTCTATGCGAGCGACCGGGATCGGGCGCTCGATTTCTACCAGCGAACATTGGGCCTGGAACTGCACAGTTCCGATCCCTTCGGCGACTTCCTCGTCGCGAACGGCATGCTGATCCGGATGACGACGATGCCCGACCACAAGCCGGGGCCCCATCCAGCGTTCGGCTGGGACGTCGCCGACATCGAGGCGGTGGTGACGGCGCTGCGCGAACGTGGTGTCGCTTTCCTGGTCTATGAAGGCATGGGCCAAGATGCGCTCGGCATCTGGACCGCCCCCGACGGCGCGGCGCGGATCGCCTGGTTCAACGATAGTGAGGACAATCTGCTGAGCCTGTCGCAGACCGGCGGCTGA
- the msrA gene encoding peptide-methionine (S)-S-oxide reductase MsrA, whose product MAREIATLAGGCFWCVEAVFDDVIGVDTVESGYIGGHVVNPTYKQVCNGDTGHAEAIRIAFDPDVISYGELLDIFFHVHDPTQLNRQGNDVGTQYRSAIFPHSPEQEAEAKAAIERARPDWPGRIVTTIEPDAPWYVAEDYHQEYFAREGAGNGYCVMVVAPKLAKFRKSYAARLKDSAKV is encoded by the coding sequence ATGGCTCGGGAAATCGCGACGCTCGCGGGCGGCTGCTTCTGGTGTGTCGAGGCCGTGTTCGACGATGTGATCGGAGTCGATACGGTTGAGAGCGGCTATATTGGCGGCCATGTCGTGAACCCGACCTACAAGCAGGTCTGCAACGGCGATACCGGCCATGCCGAGGCGATCCGCATCGCCTTCGATCCGGATGTGATCAGCTATGGCGAACTGCTCGACATCTTCTTCCACGTCCATGATCCGACCCAGCTCAACCGGCAGGGCAATGACGTCGGGACGCAATATCGGTCGGCGATCTTCCCGCACTCACCCGAGCAGGAAGCCGAAGCCAAGGCAGCGATCGAGCGCGCCCGGCCCGACTGGCCGGGCCGGATCGTCACCACGATCGAGCCCGACGCGCCCTGGTATGTCGCGGAGGATTATCACCAGGAATATTTCGCGCGGGAAGGCGCCGGCAACGGCTATTGCGTCATGGTGGTGGCGCCCAAGCTCGCCAAGTTCCGCAAGAGCTATGCCGCGCGGCTGAAGGATTCCGCGAAAGTGTAA
- a CDS encoding GntR family transcriptional regulator — MSSQDRPVYLRLRDIIAESILDGAYGDGDALPSVRVFAAQHGANPLTAAKAYQGFQDEGFVSVKRGVGMFVAEGATDRLRREARDSFLRDEWPRVVRSMRRLQIDPADLLERVEG, encoded by the coding sequence ATGAGCAGCCAGGACCGCCCCGTCTACCTCCGCCTTCGCGACATCATCGCGGAATCGATCCTTGACGGCGCCTATGGCGACGGGGACGCGCTCCCCTCGGTCCGGGTCTTCGCCGCACAGCATGGCGCCAACCCGTTGACGGCCGCCAAAGCCTATCAGGGGTTCCAGGACGAGGGCTTCGTCTCGGTGAAGCGCGGCGTCGGCATGTTCGTGGCGGAGGGCGCCACCGACCGGCTGCGCCGCGAGGCGCGCGACAGCTTCCTGCGTGACGAATGGCCGCGCGTGGTTCGCAGCATGCGCCGCCTGCAGATCGATCCCGCCGATCTGCTCGAGCGCGTCGAGGGCTGA
- a CDS encoding L-threonylcarbamoyladenylate synthase has product MTQTRILPADQAGLTEAAALILRGLPVAVPTETVYGLAGDATSGEAVAAIYAAKGRPSFNPLIVHVTSLTMAERVASFSPLARRLADSFWPGPLTMVLPATAGSPVASLTTAGLPTIAVRMPAHPTMRALIEAAGRPLAAPSANASGSISATRATHVARSLGGRIALVLDAGPTEVGIESTIVAVETDRLRLLRPGSITATMLADVAGVPVEATDTGAIEAPGQMTSHYAPSKPVRLEATTARAGEYLVGFGEVTGDASLSLRGDLIEAAARLFDLLHAADQSDAIAIAVAPIPHDGLGLAINDRLKRAAAPR; this is encoded by the coding sequence GTGACCCAGACCCGTATCCTTCCCGCCGACCAGGCCGGCCTGACCGAGGCGGCCGCGCTGATCCTGCGCGGGCTGCCGGTCGCGGTGCCGACCGAGACGGTCTATGGCCTGGCCGGGGACGCGACCTCGGGCGAAGCTGTCGCGGCGATCTATGCCGCCAAGGGCCGGCCGAGCTTCAACCCGCTGATCGTCCATGTCACCAGCCTTACCATGGCGGAGCGGGTGGCATCGTTCAGCCCCCTCGCCCGCCGATTGGCCGACAGCTTCTGGCCGGGTCCACTCACCATGGTCCTTCCGGCCACGGCCGGTTCACCCGTCGCCAGCCTCACCACCGCCGGCCTTCCCACCATCGCGGTGCGGATGCCCGCCCATCCGACGATGCGCGCGCTGATCGAAGCGGCCGGGCGCCCCCTCGCTGCTCCCTCGGCCAATGCCAGCGGATCGATCAGCGCCACCCGCGCCACGCATGTCGCCCGGTCACTGGGCGGGCGGATCGCGCTGGTGCTCGACGCCGGGCCGACCGAAGTGGGGATCGAATCGACGATCGTCGCGGTCGAAACCGATCGGCTGCGCCTGCTGCGCCCCGGCAGCATCACCGCCACGATGCTGGCGGACGTGGCCGGCGTTCCGGTCGAAGCCACCGATACGGGGGCGATCGAGGCCCCGGGCCAGATGACGAGCCATTATGCCCCGTCCAAGCCGGTGCGACTTGAGGCGACGACGGCGCGGGCCGGCGAATATCTTGTCGGCTTCGGCGAGGTGACGGGCGACGCAAGCCTGTCCCTGCGCGGCGATCTCATCGAGGCGGCGGCCCGGCTGTTCGACCTGCTCCATGCCGCCGATCAGTCCGACGCAATTGCGATCGCCGTCGCTCCTATCCCGCATGACGGGCTGGGCCTCGCGATCAATGACCGGCTGAAGCGAGCCGCGGCGCCGCGTTGA
- a CDS encoding CheR family methyltransferase, with translation MEVSPRAAMVIARLFEQATGQTLSQDRFWRIGTTLTPFCKARGIDSFDQLAMTLERGANPELSLDTIDALLNNETSFYRDPGVFGLIGDELLPRIAANRQREKRIRIWSAACSTGQEAYSLAMMFAEQGERWAGWKIEIIGSDISRSAVAQARGGLYTQFEVQRGLPIRQLLAWFDHVVDSGWRAKPQIAAMVSFTRHNLLGPPPAGGRFDLILCRNALLYFSPERRHQMLEGLALAIAPDGALLLGAGETARDCSSRFASDPDMPMVYRPAAYGSLTNAA, from the coding sequence GTGGAAGTAAGCCCGCGCGCTGCCATGGTGATCGCGCGCCTGTTCGAGCAGGCCACGGGGCAGACGCTTTCGCAGGACCGATTCTGGCGGATCGGCACGACGCTGACCCCCTTCTGCAAGGCGCGCGGCATCGACAGTTTCGACCAGCTTGCGATGACCCTGGAGCGCGGCGCCAATCCCGAACTGTCGCTCGATACGATCGACGCGCTGCTCAACAACGAGACCAGCTTCTATCGCGATCCGGGCGTTTTCGGGCTGATCGGCGACGAACTGCTGCCGCGCATCGCGGCGAATCGCCAGCGCGAAAAGCGGATCCGCATCTGGTCCGCGGCCTGTTCGACGGGGCAGGAGGCCTATTCGCTGGCGATGATGTTCGCCGAGCAGGGCGAACGCTGGGCGGGCTGGAAGATCGAGATCATCGGCAGCGACATATCGCGATCGGCGGTCGCCCAGGCACGGGGCGGCCTCTACACCCAGTTCGAGGTGCAGCGAGGGCTACCGATCCGGCAACTGCTCGCCTGGTTCGATCATGTCGTGGATAGCGGCTGGCGCGCCAAGCCGCAGATCGCGGCGATGGTGAGCTTCACCCGCCACAATCTGCTCGGTCCTCCCCCGGCGGGCGGGCGTTTCGACCTTATCCTCTGCCGCAATGCCCTGCTGTACTTCAGCCCGGAGCGCAGGCACCAGATGCTCGAGGGGCTTGCGCTGGCGATCGCGCCCGATGGCGCGCTGCTGCTGGGGGCGGGGGAGACGGCCCGCGACTGCTCCAGCCGATTCGCCAGCGATCCCGATATGCCGATGGTCTATCGCCCTGCCGCCTATGGCAGCCTGACCAACGCCGCCTGA
- the cheB gene encoding chemotaxis-specific protein-glutamate methyltransferase CheB, which produces MRPIRVLLVDDSLVARTVLARLLDGRPEFEIAGAAPTADQAILFLSTHDIDIVVLDVEMPGKDGLTALPEILEASHGARVLIVSSAAEAGASATVRALTLGAADTLLKPTAGNFAGEFAHKFIDALLRIGHANHDQKRAFPSKTPDAAPRPVTPAPIVALRAARSGKISCLAIGASTGGLHALSAFLRRLTPEFRAPILITQHLPPPFMPYFAAQLRDIAGRPTSVATDGAPLVPGQMLVAPGEGHIRLARSGSRIVVRIDPAPAPSRCMPSVDPMFEAVAEIFGGEGVGVVLTGMGRDGTIGAEAMVKAGAEILAQDSATSVVWGMPGSVAQAGLASLVMPPEELARHVCNRNMAGAAWK; this is translated from the coding sequence GTGCGCCCGATCCGCGTCCTGCTGGTCGACGATTCCCTCGTCGCGCGGACGGTATTGGCAAGGCTGCTCGACGGGCGGCCCGAATTCGAGATAGCCGGTGCGGCGCCCACCGCAGACCAGGCGATCCTGTTCCTCAGCACCCACGATATCGACATCGTCGTGCTGGACGTCGAGATGCCCGGCAAGGACGGGCTGACCGCCCTTCCCGAGATTCTCGAAGCCAGCCATGGCGCGCGCGTGCTGATCGTCTCCTCGGCCGCCGAGGCGGGCGCCTCCGCCACGGTGCGTGCGCTGACCCTTGGCGCGGCGGACACTCTGCTGAAGCCGACCGCCGGCAATTTCGCGGGGGAGTTCGCGCACAAGTTCATCGATGCGCTGCTGCGCATCGGCCATGCCAATCACGATCAGAAACGAGCTTTTCCCAGCAAGACGCCCGATGCGGCGCCCCGTCCCGTCACGCCCGCGCCGATCGTCGCGCTGCGGGCCGCGCGGTCTGGCAAGATATCCTGTCTGGCGATCGGTGCGTCGACGGGGGGGCTTCACGCGCTGTCGGCCTTTCTGAGACGGCTGACGCCTGAGTTCCGCGCGCCGATCCTGATCACCCAGCATCTGCCGCCGCCCTTCATGCCCTATTTCGCCGCGCAACTGCGCGATATCGCCGGGCGGCCGACATCGGTCGCCACGGACGGTGCCCCGCTAGTGCCCGGCCAGATGCTGGTCGCGCCGGGGGAGGGGCATATCCGGCTGGCGCGCAGCGGATCGCGGATCGTGGTGCGGATCGATCCGGCACCCGCGCCGAGCCGGTGCATGCCTTCGGTCGATCCGATGTTCGAGGCCGTAGCCGAGATTTTCGGCGGCGAGGGCGTCGGCGTGGTGCTGACCGGCATGGGCCGTGACGGCACGATCGGCGCCGAGGCGATGGTCAAGGCGGGCGCCGAGATACTCGCCCAGGATTCGGCGACCTCGGTCGTCTGGGGCATGCCGGGCTCGGTGGCGCAGGCGGGGCTCGCCTCGCTGGTCATGCCGCCCGAGGAACTGGCGCGCCACGTCTGCAACCGCAACATGGCGGGCGCGGCGTGGAAGTAA
- a CDS encoding N-acetylmuramoyl-L-alanine amidase, with protein MSEIIDCPSPNHDERTLPVTMLVLHYTGMQDAASAIARLTDPEAKVSSHYLVAEDGQVLRLVPEERRAWHAGQAFWRGITDVNSASVGIEIVNPGHEFGYRPFPKPQMDALIPLISGITNRHAIEPANVVGHSDVAPRRKQDPGELFDWELLAKLGLALRRPRHGLADPHWTPGGFLLALERFGYDVSDGPAAVTAFQRRFRPETIDGIADGECRAILLRLLLHREGDELLEPKKNI; from the coding sequence ATGAGCGAGATCATCGACTGCCCGTCACCCAACCATGACGAGCGGACCCTGCCGGTCACGATGCTCGTGCTCCACTATACCGGCATGCAGGACGCAGCCTCTGCCATCGCGCGGCTGACCGATCCCGAGGCCAAGGTTTCCAGCCATTATCTCGTCGCCGAGGACGGGCAGGTGCTGCGGCTGGTGCCGGAGGAGCGCCGCGCCTGGCACGCCGGCCAGGCCTTTTGGCGCGGCATCACCGACGTCAATTCGGCGAGCGTCGGCATCGAGATCGTCAATCCGGGCCATGAGTTCGGCTATCGCCCCTTCCCGAAGCCGCAGATGGACGCGCTGATCCCGTTGATATCGGGCATCACCAATCGTCACGCGATCGAACCAGCCAATGTCGTGGGCCATTCGGATGTCGCGCCACGCCGCAAGCAGGACCCGGGCGAATTGTTCGACTGGGAACTGCTCGCCAAGCTGGGTCTCGCGCTACGCCGCCCCAGGCATGGGCTTGCCGATCCGCATTGGACGCCGGGCGGCTTCCTGCTCGCCCTCGAACGCTTCGGCTACGACGTCAGCGACGGCCCCGCCGCCGTCACCGCCTTCCAGCGCCGCTTCCGCCCCGAGACGATCGACGGGATCGCTGATGGGGAATGCCGCGCGATCCTCTTGCGGTTGCTGCTGCATCGGGAAGGCGACGAACTGCTTGAGCCGAAGAAGAACATCTGA